In Mastigocladopsis repens PCC 10914, a single window of DNA contains:
- the cobA gene encoding uroporphyrinogen-III C-methyltransferase: MNREDTQAPKEDQEEKKRCLGKVYLIGAGPGDPGLMTLKGKGLLECADVVIYDALVSLAILAMINPEAEKIDAGKRRGRHSIMQDETTHLLIAKAQESAIVVRLKGGDPFIFGRGGEEMEELVQAGIPVEVVPGITSGIAAPAYAGIPLTHRLYSSSVTFVTGHEAAGKYRPAVNWNAIAHGSETIVIYMGIHNLSYIVEQLTEAGLSLETPIALVRWGTRPDQEELIGKLLTIVEQVEATGFEAPAIVVIGAVVNMHATFRNL; the protein is encoded by the coding sequence ATGAACCGCGAAGACACGCAAGCCCCCAAGGAAGATCAGGAAGAGAAAAAGAGGTGTTTGGGTAAGGTTTACCTGATAGGTGCGGGACCGGGAGATCCGGGGTTGATGACTCTCAAGGGTAAGGGATTGTTAGAGTGTGCGGATGTGGTCATCTATGATGCCTTGGTTAGTCTGGCAATTTTGGCGATGATTAATCCTGAGGCTGAAAAGATTGATGCTGGTAAGCGGCGAGGGCGTCATTCGATTATGCAGGACGAAACGACACACCTGCTGATTGCTAAGGCGCAGGAGAGTGCGATTGTGGTGCGGCTTAAGGGGGGTGACCCGTTTATATTTGGTCGCGGCGGTGAGGAGATGGAAGAATTGGTACAAGCTGGAATTCCCGTGGAAGTTGTGCCTGGTATTACATCGGGAATTGCCGCTCCAGCTTATGCAGGTATCCCTTTGACGCATCGGTTGTATAGTTCATCTGTCACTTTTGTAACTGGACATGAGGCTGCAGGTAAGTATCGCCCCGCAGTGAATTGGAATGCGATCGCCCACGGTTCAGAAACGATTGTAATATACATGGGCATTCATAACCTATCTTACATTGTGGAACAGTTAACAGAAGCTGGGTTAAGTTTAGAAACACCGATTGCTTTAGTTCGTTGGGGTACGCGACCGGATCAGGAAGAATTGATTGGTAAGCTCTTAACAATAGTAGAGCAAGTTGAGGCAACTGGGTTTGAAGCGCCAGCAATTGTTGTCATTGGTGCAGTG
- a CDS encoding DUF4359 domain-containing protein translates to MRALTIITCVGVVGVAVLGMAMANTNPSQAKYEDYAVQRLTEYLKSNVCEKTSNPLENLIKWNCSKFVEAANPQMREIISIRTQKQDFIIFSVYRTDLKLSHLIPSYKFETVGALENFYTYSAEKQ, encoded by the coding sequence ATGAGAGCTTTAACTATTATTACATGTGTGGGAGTCGTAGGAGTAGCAGTTTTGGGTATGGCAATGGCGAACACAAATCCTAGTCAGGCTAAATATGAAGACTATGCAGTGCAAAGGCTGACTGAATACTTGAAAAGCAATGTCTGCGAGAAAACTTCTAATCCATTAGAAAATTTAATAAAATGGAATTGTAGTAAATTTGTAGAAGCAGCAAACCCGCAGATGCGGGAAATTATCTCCATTAGGACCCAAAAACAAGATTTCATCATTTTTAGTGTTTACCGTACAGATTTAAAACTCAGTCATTTGATACCTTCTTATAAATTTGAGACTGTGGGAGCGTTGGAAAACTTTTACACATACAGCGCCGAAAAGCAGTAG
- a CDS encoding sucrose synthase, with product MSELLQAILDSEEKSDLRSLISELRQQEKKYLLRNDILNLYNAYCSKYEKPEKFYTTSHLGKLIYYTQEIIQEESSLCLIIRPKIATEEVYRLTGDLNIEPMTVQELLDLRDRFVNRYNPSEGDLLELDFGPFYDYSPVIRDPKNIGKGVQFLNRYLSSKLFADPNQWLEGLFNFLRLHQYNGVQLLINERIQTQRQLSEQVKKAITFVSSRPSEQPYEELRFDLQMMGFEPGWGNTAQRVQESLSILDELIDSPDPHTLEAFISRIPMIFRIVLVSAHGWFGQEGVLGRPDTGGQVVYVLDQAKTLEKQLQEDAMLAGLGGLKVQPKVIILTRLIPNSDGTLCNQRLEKVHDTENAWILRVPLREFNPNMTQNWISRFEFWPYLETFAIDAEKELWAEFQGRPDLIVGNYTDGNLVAFLLSRRLGVTQCNIAHALEKSKYLFSNLYWQDLEDKYHFSLQFTADLLAMNAANFIISSTYQEIVGTPDSVGQYESLKSFTMPELYHVVNGIELFSPKFNVVPPGVNENAYFPYARTQDRVESDRTRIEEMLFTLEDSTQIFGTLDDPSKRPLFSMARLDRIKNLTGLAECFGRSKELQERCNLILVAGKLRVEESGDNEERDEIVKLYRVIEEYNLYGKIRWLGVRLTKSDSGEIYRVIADHQGIFVQPALFEAFGLTILESMISGLPTFATQFGGPLEIIQDKVNGFYINPTNLEETAEKILAFVNKCEQNTNYWYEISQRAIDRVYSTYTWKIHTSKLLSLARIYGFWNFISRENREDLLRYIEALFYLIYKPRAQQLLEQHKYR from the coding sequence ATGTCTGAATTACTTCAAGCCATTCTGGATAGTGAAGAGAAAAGTGATTTGCGTTCCTTAATCAGTGAGTTGCGCCAGCAAGAAAAAAAATACTTGCTGCGAAACGACATACTCAACTTATATAATGCCTACTGTTCTAAGTACGAAAAGCCTGAGAAGTTTTACACCACCTCTCACTTAGGTAAACTTATTTATTACACTCAAGAAATTATTCAAGAGGAATCAAGCCTGTGTTTGATTATACGTCCAAAAATAGCCACTGAAGAAGTTTATCGACTAACAGGCGACTTGAATATAGAGCCAATGACGGTTCAAGAACTGTTGGATTTGCGCGATCGCTTTGTAAACCGATATAATCCCAGCGAAGGCGACCTCTTAGAGTTGGATTTTGGTCCATTTTATGACTACTCCCCGGTTATCCGTGACCCGAAAAACATTGGTAAGGGAGTGCAGTTTCTCAACCGTTATCTATCCAGTAAGCTATTTGCTGACCCCAACCAATGGCTGGAAGGTTTGTTTAACTTCTTGCGCCTACACCAGTACAACGGGGTTCAATTGCTCATAAATGAGCGTATTCAGACGCAGCGGCAACTTTCTGAGCAAGTCAAAAAAGCCATAACTTTCGTGAGTTCTCGCCCTAGTGAGCAACCCTACGAAGAATTGCGGTTTGACCTGCAAATGATGGGCTTTGAACCAGGTTGGGGTAACACCGCCCAGCGAGTTCAGGAAAGCTTGAGCATTCTGGATGAATTGATTGATTCTCCCGATCCTCATACCCTGGAAGCCTTTATCTCTCGCATCCCGATGATTTTTAGAATCGTCTTGGTCTCTGCTCATGGTTGGTTTGGGCAAGAGGGAGTTTTGGGACGTCCCGACACTGGCGGTCAAGTGGTTTACGTTCTTGACCAAGCGAAGACTCTGGAAAAACAGCTGCAAGAAGATGCAATGCTGGCTGGTTTAGGGGGACTGAAAGTCCAGCCAAAGGTCATTATCCTGACCCGCCTCATCCCCAATAGCGATGGCACCCTTTGTAACCAACGCTTAGAAAAAGTCCACGATACTGAGAATGCCTGGATTTTGCGTGTGCCTTTACGGGAATTCAATCCCAACATGACGCAAAACTGGATTTCGCGATTTGAGTTTTGGCCTTATCTGGAAACCTTCGCGATTGATGCAGAAAAAGAACTGTGGGCAGAATTTCAAGGTAGACCAGATTTAATCGTTGGTAACTATACTGATGGAAATTTGGTAGCCTTTTTGCTGTCACGCCGCTTAGGTGTAACGCAGTGTAACATTGCCCATGCCTTGGAAAAGTCCAAATACTTATTCAGTAACCTCTATTGGCAAGATTTGGAGGATAAATATCATTTTTCCTTACAATTCACCGCCGACTTGTTGGCGATGAATGCTGCCAACTTTATTATCAGCAGCACATATCAAGAAATTGTGGGAACGCCAGATAGTGTGGGACAGTACGAATCTCTTAAGAGCTTCACCATGCCGGAACTCTACCACGTCGTCAATGGGATTGAACTGTTTAGCCCTAAGTTTAACGTGGTACCCCCTGGAGTCAATGAGAATGCCTATTTCCCCTATGCACGTACCCAAGACCGAGTTGAGAGCGATCGCACCAGAATAGAAGAAATGCTCTTCACTCTAGAAGATTCCACCCAAATTTTTGGAACCCTTGATGACCCAAGCAAGCGCCCACTATTCTCAATGGCGCGCCTTGACCGCATTAAGAACCTTACTGGTTTAGCCGAATGCTTCGGTCGGAGTAAAGAATTGCAGGAGAGATGCAACCTCATTTTGGTAGCGGGTAAATTGCGTGTAGAAGAATCCGGTGACAACGAAGAACGCGATGAGATTGTCAAACTTTACCGGGTTATAGAGGAGTATAATCTCTACGGTAAGATTCGTTGGTTAGGTGTGCGTTTGACCAAATCTGACTCTGGAGAAATTTATCGGGTGATTGCCGATCACCAGGGAATATTTGTGCAACCTGCTTTGTTTGAAGCTTTTGGTTTGACTATTTTAGAATCAATGATTTCGGGATTGCCAACTTTTGCTACGCAATTTGGTGGTCCTTTAGAAATTATTCAAGATAAAGTCAATGGTTTCTACATCAACCCAACCAACTTAGAAGAAACAGCCGAAAAAATTCTTGCTTTTGTGAACAAGTGCGAACAAAATACCAACTATTGGTACGAAATTTCCCAGCGAGCCATTGACCGAGTTTACAGCACCTACACATGGAAAATTCATACTTCTAAGCTGCTATCTTTAGCACGAATTTATGGCTTCTGGAACTTTATCTCAAGAGAGAATCGTGAGGATTTGCTGCGCTACATTGAGGCTTTATTCTACTTAATTTACAAGCCAAGAGCACAACAACTATTGGAGCAGCATAAATATCGGTAG
- a CDS encoding sirohydrochlorin chelatase: MASAYLLVSHGSRDPRPEIAMQHLARLLCHKIQSDLPNIAIGGVASLSKSASLVGTAYLELSPDPLHEQIIKFAKNALESGCNSLRILPLFLLPGVHVMEDIPAQVALAGQALGQDIKIYLQPYLGSHPDLGRLLAKQVVATKAEAKILLAHGSRRPGGNTPVEAMATAIGAEVAYLAVPPSLEARVQELIGDGYRNLLIIPYFLFAGGMTDAVAQRQQELKLQFPEVNFQLVEPLGANAELVELIWDLLEK, from the coding sequence ATGGCATCTGCGTATCTGCTGGTATCCCACGGAAGTCGTGATCCGCGTCCAGAAATTGCTATGCAACATCTGGCGAGGCTCTTATGTCATAAGATACAAAGCGATTTACCAAACATTGCAATTGGGGGTGTGGCTTCCCTGTCAAAAAGCGCAAGCCTGGTTGGTACAGCATACTTGGAACTGAGTCCCGATCCCCTACATGAGCAAATCATAAAATTTGCCAAGAATGCTCTGGAATCAGGATGCAATAGTCTAAGAATTCTACCGCTATTTCTGCTGCCAGGAGTTCATGTGATGGAAGATATTCCAGCCCAAGTCGCACTGGCAGGGCAAGCTCTCGGTCAAGATATTAAGATATACTTGCAACCATACTTGGGCAGTCATCCAGATTTAGGGCGCTTGCTGGCGAAGCAAGTGGTTGCAACAAAAGCAGAAGCGAAAATTCTTTTAGCTCACGGGAGTCGTCGCCCTGGAGGTAACACTCCAGTGGAAGCAATGGCGACAGCTATAGGAGCAGAGGTTGCTTACTTAGCTGTGCCTCCCAGCTTGGAAGCGCGGGTGCAAGAGTTGATAGGTGATGGGTACAGGAATTTACTGATAATACCATACTTCTTATTTGCAGGTGGAATGACTGATGCTGTCGCTCAAAGGCAACAAGAGTTAAAATTACAGTTTCCTGAGGTGAATTTTCAACTGGTTGAGCCTTTGGGAGCAAATGCAGAATTAGTCGAATTGATTTGGGATTTGTTAGAAAAATGA
- a CDS encoding manganese catalase family protein has protein sequence MFFHKKETIKPVNIAEPNPRFAQLLLEQFGGATGELTAALQYWTQSFHCENPGIRDMLQDIALEEFSHLEMVGRLIEGHTKNADQTEAYKSTLFAVRGVGPHLLDSQGQAWTAAYVNEGGDVVRDLRADIAAEAGARQTYEELVKLAPDQETKQVLVHLLTREISHTQMFMKALDSLGKLTDPFFGNIQPDTTVDIYYNLSSNGKDERGPWNSEPNFRYVADPVAEK, from the coding sequence GTGTTTTTTCACAAGAAAGAAACAATTAAACCTGTTAACATCGCTGAACCGAATCCACGTTTTGCCCAACTGCTTCTAGAGCAATTTGGTGGCGCAACAGGTGAACTGACAGCCGCTTTACAATACTGGACACAGTCCTTCCATTGTGAAAATCCCGGAATCCGGGATATGTTGCAAGATATTGCTCTCGAAGAGTTTAGCCATTTGGAGATGGTGGGTAGACTCATCGAAGGTCATACCAAAAATGCTGACCAAACCGAGGCTTACAAAAGCACCTTGTTTGCTGTACGGGGTGTAGGACCTCACTTGCTAGATAGTCAAGGTCAAGCTTGGACAGCAGCCTATGTCAATGAAGGTGGCGATGTAGTACGTGATTTGCGGGCTGACATTGCTGCTGAAGCTGGCGCACGTCAAACCTATGAAGAGTTGGTTAAACTAGCTCCTGATCAAGAGACTAAGCAGGTACTCGTACATCTTCTGACTCGCGAAATTTCCCATACCCAAATGTTCATGAAGGCGTTGGATTCTTTGGGTAAGTTAACTGACCCATTCTTCGGTAATATCCAACCAGATACCACCGTGGATATTTACTACAACTTATCTAGTAACGGTAAGGACGAACGCGGACCTTGGAATTCTGAACCAAATTTCCGTTACGTTGCTGACCCTGTAGCAGAAAAGTAA